One region of Triticum aestivum cultivar Chinese Spring chromosome 6B, IWGSC CS RefSeq v2.1, whole genome shotgun sequence genomic DNA includes:
- the LOC123134092 gene encoding uncharacterized protein: MSSSSSSSMGALAAATAMALSGSLVLFSLRRFAKPSLDDDAPASDDPASLRPCLSPSSSSSSSSDKRPRGGKLRRKGEKRVRFAEGVIDNEGAPPATRSSSAPPPSPAAAEPTCRGSVTGSDHRMPANREALYRGMLRDRSVHRTAYSY, from the exons atgtcctcctcctcctcctcgtccatggGCGCGCTCGCCGCGGCCACTGCCATGGCGCTCTCCGGCTCCCTCGTCCTCTTCTCCCTCCGCCGCTTCGCCAAGCCCAGCCTCGACGACGACGCCCCTGCCTCGGACGACCCCGCGTCCCTTCGTCcatgcctctccccctcctcctcctcctcctcctcctcag ACAAGCGGCCGCGCGGTGGGAAGCTGCGGCGGAAGGGGGAGAAGCGGGTGCGCTTCGCGGAGGGAGTCATCGACAATGAGGGCGCGCCCCCCGCGACCAGGTCCTCCTccgcgcccccgccgtcgccggcaGCGGCCGAGCCGACGTGCAGGGGAAGCGTGACGGGATCGGACCACCGGATGCCGGCGAACAGGGAGGCGCTGTACCGCGGCATGCTCCGCGACCGCTCCGTGCACAGGACCGCCTACTCCTACTGA